Genomic window (Microcoleus sp. FACHB-831):
GTGTAAAGGCGAATAGCTGGCATTCTATTTTAAGGAATATTTTGTACCCTTCGCCCAGATGGTGCGATGCGAGCGTACTAGCCACCAGCAATGTCAAATCCAGTTGATTGCCCGTAATAAATTCTGTACGCAGTATGGGTAAGCTACTGGATTTGATATAAATTGTCTAATCAGGGCTTACCTGCCTGCTATCTTGAAAATCATACAATGGCTGTGAACGACTCGTTTTTATCAAATTTATCAAGCTGGGGGTCAGCTCCGCAAAAGTTCTTCAAACGGGAGTTGTTGCCCCTCTTAGCAGATTTGCGGCTGGCGATTTTCTTGCTTTTAGCGATCGCGGTCTTTAGCGTTTCTGGCACTGTCATTGAGCAGGGGCAATCCCTGGCATTTTACCAATCCAACTATCCAGAAAACCCAGCTTTGTTTGGTTTCCTCACCTGGAAAGTTCTCTTAACGCTTGGCTTAGACCACGTTTATCGGACTTGGTGGTTTTTAGCCATACTCATTTTGTTTGGCAGCAGTTTAACAGCTTGTACTTTTACGCGCCAATTTCCTGCTTTAAAAGCTGCCCGTCGCTGGAAATTTTACGACAAACCGCGCCAGTTTCAAAAGTTAGCTTTAAGCGCTGAATTAGAAACTGGCTCTTTGAATTCTTTAGCTACATTGTTGCAACAGCGGCGCTACAAAGTTTTTACTGAAGGGAATACGCTCTACGCTCGTAAAGGCATAGTCGGACGCATTGGCCCGATTGTCGTCCATGCGAGTATGTTAATCATTCTTTTGGGCGCTATTTTAGGCTCGATGACAGGCTTTGTTGCTCAAGAAATGGTTGCTAGTGGCGAAACTTTTCAGATTAAAAATATTTTCGATGCTGGACCTTGGGCAAAAGCGGAAGTCCTCAAAGATTGGGCAGTGCGAGTGAATCGCTTTTGGATTGACTATACTCCTAATGGTGCTATTGACCAGTTTTATTCCGATCTTTCTGTCGTGGACAACCAAGGGACAGAAATTGACCGCAAGACGATTCACGTTAATGAACCGCTGCGTCACAATGGAGTAACTTTATATCAGACTGATTGGGGTATTTCCGCTATCCGATTGAAGTTTAATAACAGCCCTATTTTGCAGCTGCCAATGTCGCCGTTAGATACCAACGGCAAGGGGCGAATTTGGGGAACTTGGATTCCTACTAAACCGGATTTGAGCGAGGGCGTTTCTCTTTTAGCTAGAGATTTACAAGGAACGCTGCTGCTTTATGATGCCAGCGGCAAATTGATTAATACTATCCGTGCTGGAATGTCACTAGATGTAAATGGGGTAAAGTTAACTATTGCTGATGTTGTAGGCAGCACTGGGTTGCAAATTAAAGCAGATCCCGGTATTCCACTTGTTTATGCAGGCTTCGGTTTGTTGATGTTGGGCGTGGTTATGAGCTATGTTTCCCACTCGCAAATTTGGGCATTAGAAAAAGGTACTTCTGTTGGTTCTGGGAAGGAGTTAGTAACGTATCCTTTTTATGTGGGTGGAAGGACTAATCGCGCTCAGGTAGCTTTTGAGCGAGAAGTTATGGAAATTTTGGATCAACTGGCGGCATCACCCAAAGAGCTGCCCGTTGTTACAACTGAAACCGTAGCTAGCTAAGATGATTTAAAAGGCGATCGCCTTTTATAATATTTAACCTAGAGGCGTTCTATGCAACGTCTCTAGAAGCCGTTCAAAAGTATGAAGATTGCGGTATCCGCGAGCGCGCATACATCTACCTATAAATTTAAATACATTGTTGCCAATCTTATTCTAAGAAATTTTATTTCCCAGTTATACTTACTAAATATTACCTATTTATTTGTTTATTTAATTAATAATTATTTAATTCTAGTATTTTACCACAAGCAGGCGGCAAATTGATGAGTAACATCAAAAAGAGAGTCCTGGTCGAGTTGATTGCGATCGCGGCTGTTGCCATGTTGGGATTTACGATGGCAACTTTTAAGTTATCAGAGATAATTAGCAAGCTGGCGTGCGAACGTCAGGAATCGCAAATTGTAGAATTTTTTGCTTTTATTTTAATTATGTCGCTGGCTTTTGGCTTTTTATTGTGGCAGATCTGGGGAAATCGGCACAATAAAGAGCTATTACAGATAAACTCAGAAAGCGAGTACCGCTTTCTATTTGAAAACAACCCACATCCCATGTGGGTTTATGACCAAAACACCTTAGAATTTTTGGCCGTTAACGATGCCGCTATTAATCATTACGGCTATTCGCGAGAAGAATTTTTGAGGCGGACAATTCTAGACATTCGTCCTCCCGA
Coding sequences:
- a CDS encoding cytochrome c biogenesis protein — encoded protein: MAVNDSFLSNLSSWGSAPQKFFKRELLPLLADLRLAIFLLLAIAVFSVSGTVIEQGQSLAFYQSNYPENPALFGFLTWKVLLTLGLDHVYRTWWFLAILILFGSSLTACTFTRQFPALKAARRWKFYDKPRQFQKLALSAELETGSLNSLATLLQQRRYKVFTEGNTLYARKGIVGRIGPIVVHASMLIILLGAILGSMTGFVAQEMVASGETFQIKNIFDAGPWAKAEVLKDWAVRVNRFWIDYTPNGAIDQFYSDLSVVDNQGTEIDRKTIHVNEPLRHNGVTLYQTDWGISAIRLKFNNSPILQLPMSPLDTNGKGRIWGTWIPTKPDLSEGVSLLARDLQGTLLLYDASGKLINTIRAGMSLDVNGVKLTIADVVGSTGLQIKADPGIPLVYAGFGLLMLGVVMSYVSHSQIWALEKGTSVGSGKELVTYPFYVGGRTNRAQVAFEREVMEILDQLAASPKELPVVTTETVAS